A section of the Pseudorasbora parva isolate DD20220531a chromosome 2, ASM2467924v1, whole genome shotgun sequence genome encodes:
- the LOC137049987 gene encoding uncharacterized protein: MMSTTLGEEVQKVISKALPGLLEEKKELLLQRLLSLGVESTDDLKYVEGAPGVDLSDLLPPIQIRKLLDSFKKAGEQSPSGDVPPAIPLPSSTVTLENISPSSLSSTTAVTWPESFQVPWNQMPSELRSAVANGKRPLPPDRRKMIRIIVNEIRKHEKNPSKAQCLIVALKIVKQYPKSFSDFDDTQEKNQIGYYSLLKQIKTRVEHVNRDNTLSRRRRISRVTDRPERLQCREPTATYGCTQWQPEPPLANSDDVLEEKRQTLENLYQRYGKSGADRGDVCSLMKETYYLQRKDINDTQVLSIKDLKSKWPYLFVQKHIYAHFEELTSIAIHKRLNQAMQEYGQVLFDFFKHKPTNEVVKKVLSSEEEEVGPLVIKLILAHFREDPDGLLLLANRCATAADLQATHTIPGSPRLIVLGDTLTSGHWMLTIEGEVVCEGIQPSFLSGLATLFAAYYIFNLEYQEESACTLEFIQRRFVGINPERGTKKSKGKAPSKTTGQMVQKKQVAVNPHVATLLCKVMDFQWNF, encoded by the exons ATGATGTCTACAACATTGGGGGAGGAAGTACAAAAGGTCATTTCCAAAGCGCTGCCTGGTCTTCTTGAAGAAAAGAAAGAACTGTTGCTGCAGAGACTTCTTAGCTTGGGTGTGGAGAGCACAGATGATCTTAAGTATGTAGAGGGAGCTCCAGGGGTGGACCTGTCTGATTTACTCCCGCCCATCCAGATTCGCAAACTGCTAGACAGCTTTAAGAAAG CTGGAGAACAAAGTCCATCTGGTGATGTCCCTCCAGCAATACCTCTGCCTTCTTCCACTGTCACATTAGAAAACATTAGCCCATCAAGCCTTTCTTCAACTACAGCAGTTACTTGGCCTGAGTCATTTCAGGTTCCTTGGAACCAAATGCCGAGCGAATTGCGCAGTGCAGTAGCGAATGGAAAGAGACCACTCCCCCCAGATCGGCGCAAAATGATTCGCATAATTGTAAATGAAATTAGGAAACATGAGAAAAATCCAAGCAAAGCACAGTGCCTTATTGTTGCTCTCAAAATTGTCAAACAGTATCCAAAGAGCTTTTCTGATTTTGATGATACTcaagaaaaaaatcaaattgGGTACTACTCCCTCttgaaacaaataaaaacacgtGTAGAACACGTCAATAGAGATAATACTTTATCACGTAGGCGACGGATCAGTAGAGTAACTGACAGACCTGAGAGATTGCAATGCAGAGAACCAACAGCCACATACGGATGCACACAATGGCAGCCTGAGCCTCCGCTTGCAAATTCTGATGATGTACTAGAGGAAAAAAGACAAACTTTAGAGAATTTGTACCAGCGATATGGAAAAAGTGGAGCTGACAGGGGTGATGTTTGTTCCTTAATGAAGGAAACTTACTATTTGCAAAGAAAGGACATTAATGATACACAAGTACTTTCTATCAAAGACCTCAAAAGCAAATGGCCATACCTGTTCGTGCAAAAGCACATATATGCACATTTTGAGGAGCTTACCAGTATCGCCATACACAAAAGGCTCAACCAAGCCATGCAGGAGTATGGTCAAGTCCTCTTTGACTTCTTTAAGCACAAACCCACAAATGAAGTTGTCAAGAAAGTCTTGTCAagtgaagaagaagaagttgGACCCCTTGTGATTAAACTCATCTTGGCACATTTCCGAGAGGATCCGGATGGTCTTCTGCTTCTTGCGAAT AGGTGCGCCACAGCAGCTGACCTTCAAGCGACACACACCATACCCGGGAGCCCACGACTAATTGTGCTTG GAGACACTTTGACAAGTGGACACTGGATGCTGACTATTGAAGGCGAGGTTGTGTGTGAGGGGATTCAGCCCAGTTTCCTGTCTGGCCTTGCCACTCTGTTTGCAGCATACTATATTTTCAATCTTGAGTACCAGGAGGAGTCAGCATGTACCTTGGAGTTCATTCAAAG